A DNA window from Citrobacter tructae contains the following coding sequences:
- a CDS encoding phosphohydrolase gives MELQHWQSQFEAWLRENHLGQDAAHDIFHFRRVWMTSQQLSTDVTVDWLVVLTACYFHDLISLPKNHPDRHRSSVLAAQETCRVLAQDFPAFPADRLPAVSHAIEAHSFSAKISPTTTEAKIVQDADRLEALGAIGLARVFSVSGALGVALFDAEDPFAHHRALDDKQYALDHFQTKLLQLPLTMQTKQGRHLAQHNAEFLLTYMAKLSAELKGEYEGLDLAAIQPFKAHR, from the coding sequence ATGGAATTACAACACTGGCAGTCACAATTCGAAGCATGGTTGCGTGAAAATCATCTCGGGCAGGATGCCGCCCATGATATCTTTCATTTTCGTCGCGTGTGGATGACGTCACAACAACTGAGTACCGACGTAACCGTCGACTGGCTGGTGGTACTGACCGCCTGTTATTTTCATGACCTTATCAGCTTGCCGAAAAACCATCCTGACCGTCATCGTTCGTCGGTGCTGGCTGCGCAGGAAACATGCCGCGTGTTGGCACAGGATTTCCCCGCTTTTCCTGCAGACCGATTGCCGGCGGTAAGTCATGCCATTGAAGCACACAGTTTTAGCGCAAAAATTTCGCCAACCACGACCGAAGCCAAAATTGTTCAGGATGCTGACAGGCTGGAGGCGTTAGGGGCCATCGGCTTAGCCCGCGTATTTTCAGTTTCTGGCGCACTAGGGGTAGCACTGTTTGACGCTGAAGACCCTTTTGCACATCACCGTGCGCTTGACGATAAGCAGTATGCACTCGATCATTTCCAGACCAAATTGTTGCAACTGCCGCTAACGATGCAAACGAAGCAGGGGCGGCATTTAGCACAGCATAACGCCGAATTTTTACTGACCTACATGGCGAAATTAAGCGCAGAACTAAAAGGGGAGTATGAGGGGCTGGATCTTGCAGCTATTCAGCCCTTTAAGGCGCATCGGTAG